In Bacteroidota bacterium, a genomic segment contains:
- a CDS encoding T9SS type A sorting domain-containing protein: protein MKTQALIIVMLFACSFGVAQQGISNNWLSGYYSIWGKPFGQNRMNFFAGFPTVSYDSIDMNFAHTHANISDSAGNMLFYTNGYYIADATDDTMDNGGGINPGAYANFVPDGFLIPQGALIIRKPLSNIYYLFHSSVDNYPNPNSSIAYHLRITTIDMDLNNGLGKVITKNVAIISDTLNVGKITACKHGNGRDWWVVAHRMNSNKFYKILVTPYGADSISEQSIGSFRATDAGQAKFSSDGTRYAYFHYNTAGLDVYDFDRCTGMLSNWRNDTIPIQYGNVGVEFSPNSQQLYVGNITEIYQYNANDANLLNNRMVVATYDGFYDSVPGLGTYLCYPQLAPDGKIYITTGNGTRYFHIIDQPDSPGLACNVIQHGLMVPSFYFNTIPNHPNYFLGANGLCNNLSFEGLESGKVKKVTVFGNPTHDKFTLWFPVDKDVGVLEIYDVNGECIRTERVSQWSQYKTVDISALSAGVYFCKLRWRSGEGSCRVVKF from the coding sequence ATGAAAACGCAGGCATTAATAATTGTTATGCTATTTGCATGCAGTTTTGGCGTTGCACAACAAGGTATCAGCAATAATTGGCTATCAGGATATTATTCAATTTGGGGTAAACCCTTTGGTCAAAATCGTATGAATTTTTTTGCTGGATTTCCTACAGTTTCCTATGATAGCATTGATATGAATTTTGCACACACCCATGCCAATATAAGCGATAGCGCAGGCAATATGTTGTTTTATACAAATGGGTACTACATTGCCGATGCTACAGACGATACAATGGATAATGGCGGTGGCATAAACCCCGGTGCTTACGCCAACTTTGTGCCTGATGGGTTTTTGATACCGCAGGGTGCTTTGATAATCCGAAAACCATTGAGTAATATTTATTATTTATTTCACTCTTCAGTCGATAATTATCCCAATCCAAACAGCAGTATTGCGTATCACTTAAGAATAACAACTATTGATATGGATTTAAATAATGGATTGGGGAAAGTAATTACGAAAAATGTTGCGATAATAAGTGACACATTAAATGTTGGCAAAATAACCGCATGTAAACATGGCAATGGTAGAGATTGGTGGGTAGTCGCTCACCGTATGAATAGTAATAAGTTTTATAAAATATTGGTAACGCCATATGGAGCAGATTCAATAAGTGAACAATCAATAGGATCCTTTAGAGCAACAGATGCTGGTCAAGCAAAATTTTCCTCAGACGGAACACGATATGCATACTTTCATTACAATACCGCAGGTCTTGATGTATATGATTTTGACCGTTGCACAGGCATGTTAAGCAATTGGCGTAACGATACCATACCAATTCAATATGGCAATGTAGGCGTAGAATTTTCGCCAAACTCACAGCAATTGTATGTTGGCAATATTACAGAGATATATCAGTACAATGCAAATGATGCCAACTTACTAAACAACAGAATGGTAGTTGCTACATATGATGGGTTTTATGATAGTGTACCTGGCCTTGGCACTTACCTATGCTACCCACAACTTGCGCCCGATGGCAAAATATACATAACTACTGGTAACGGTACCCGCTATTTTCATATAATAGACCAGCCAGATAGCCCCGGGCTTGCCTGCAATGTTATACAACATGGGTTAATGGTGCCTTCGTTTTATTTCAATACTATTCCCAACCACCCTAATTATTTTTTGGGGGCAAATGGGTTGTGCAATAATTTGAGTTTTGAAGGTTTAGAAAGTGGGAAGGTTAAGAAAGTTACTGTGTTTGGTAATCCTACGCATGATAAATTTACATTGTGGTTTCCGGTGGATAAGGATGTGGGTGTGTTGGAGATATATGATGTTAACGGTGAGTGTATACGTACCGAGCGGGTAAGCCAATGGAGCCAGTATAAAACGGTGGATATTAGTGCGCTTAGTGCAGGGGTTTATTTTTGTAAGTTGCGGTGGCGGAGTGGTGAGGGGAGTTGTAGGGTTGTGAAGTTTTGA
- a CDS encoding T9SS type A sorting domain-containing protein has protein sequence MIRNTHRSIGKPLKGFGAYSIAMQCPLAGGTAVFKARAMLQAINDTTIYNDRDICNSVGITLRQLNKTEIAKPTASVFPNPANESVTVVVNAGTDCAVIFELTNKLGQPIALFNLADKPMPFTFSTNALTAGIYTYQIKCDLSIIETGKLVIIH, from the coding sequence ATGATAAGAAATACCCATCGCAGTATAGGTAAGCCCCTTAAGGGGTTTGGGGCGTATTCTATTGCAATGCAATGCCCGCTTGCAGGCGGCACAGCGGTGTTTAAAGCCCGTGCCATGTTGCAGGCCATAAATGATACCACTATCTATAACGACCGCGATATATGCAACAGTGTTGGCATTACATTACGGCAACTCAATAAAACAGAAATTGCAAAACCAACGGCAAGCGTATTCCCAAACCCTGCCAATGAGAGTGTAACGGTTGTTGTAAACGCTGGTACAGATTGTGCAGTTATTTTTGAGCTCACAAATAAATTAGGGCAGCCGATTGCATTGTTTAACTTAGCGGATAAACCAATGCCCTTTACTTTTAGTACAAACGCACTGACGGCAGGTATTTATACCTACCAAATAAAATGCGATTTGAGCATTATTGAAACCGGTAAATTAGTAATAATACACTAA
- a CDS encoding TonB family protein: MSIALIIVVLVVVAFIAIDWLTSKISLYDSKWTNIVFDDKNKAYGAYELRKIANKNVMTGVAVSVIALGVGLSAPLIATIFSKLTESKDKIVEVTTLEAPPPIDKTEPPPPPPEAPPPPPLKSTVKFVAPEIVKDEEVKEEPPPTVEELKDVDVGKKTEEGDPTGVDNSLVDEVKVIDETPQIFTIVEQMPGFPGGEEALIKYISSNFRYPAMERENNITGTVYLTFVVRPSGEVSDIKVLRGVNGGPNLEKEAIRVVKSMPKWKPGKQNGKEVSVQYNLPVRCVLK; encoded by the coding sequence ATGTCAATAGCCTTAATAATAGTTGTTTTAGTAGTAGTAGCCTTTATTGCCATTGATTGGCTTACTTCCAAAATATCCTTATACGACAGTAAATGGACCAACATTGTTTTCGATGATAAAAACAAAGCTTATGGTGCTTATGAACTGCGTAAGATTGCCAATAAGAATGTAATGACCGGAGTGGCTGTTTCTGTTATTGCTCTGGGAGTTGGGTTGAGTGCACCATTAATTGCAACTATATTCAGCAAACTTACAGAAAGCAAAGATAAGATAGTTGAAGTAACCACGCTTGAAGCACCTCCACCAATAGATAAAACAGAGCCTCCTCCTCCTCCTCCGGAGGCACCACCACCTCCACCTTTAAAATCAACGGTGAAGTTTGTGGCTCCCGAAATTGTAAAAGATGAGGAAGTAAAAGAAGAACCACCACCAACGGTAGAAGAACTAAAAGATGTAGATGTAGGTAAAAAAACCGAAGAAGGTGATCCAACAGGTGTTGATAATAGCTTGGTTGATGAAGTTAAAGTAATAGACGAGACTCCACAGATATTTACCATTGTTGAACAAATGCCAGGATTTCCTGGTGGTGAAGAGGCACTTATTAAATATATAAGTTCTAACTTCAGGTATCCTGCAATGGAACGTGAAAACAATATTACAGGTACGGTATATCTTACCTTTGTTGTGAGGCCGTCAGGAGAAGTAAGTGATATTAAAGTATTGCGTGGTGTTAATGGAGGACCTAATTTAGAAAAGGAAGCAATTCGTGTAGTTAAGTCAATGCCAAAATGGAAACCCGGTAAGCAAAATGGAAAAGAAGTATCGGTTCAATATAATTTGCCGGTGCGCTGTGTGTTAAAATAA
- a CDS encoding T9SS type A sorting domain-containing protein — translation MKKQALIIVMLFACSFGVAQQGISNNWISGYYAQWGKPQGQNRINFFTGIPAVAFDSIDMNFRHTHANISDSAGNMLFYTNGYYIADATDDTMDNGGGINPGAYANFVPDGFLIPQAALILQNPGSNSIYYMFHNTADAYPIIPNNSTSFKFYVTTIDMNLNGGLGSVISKNYILINDSMNVGKIAACKHGNGRDWWIVIHRVNTNRFFKFLLTPYGFTGPFIQNIGSIRPDDAGQAKFSPDGNKFAYFFYNTGLDVFDFDRCTGMLSNWRNDTIPIQYGNVGVEFSPNSQQLYVGNITEIYQYNANDTNLQTNKIVVATYDNFYDSFPGLGTYLCYPQLAPDGKIYITTGNGTRYFHILDQPDSPGLACNVIQHGLMVPSFYFNTIPNHPNYFLGANGLCNNLSYESLESGKVKKVTVFGNPTRDNFTLWFPVDKDVGVLEIYDVNGECIRREYVAQWSQYKTVDISNLSAGVYFCKMRWPSGEGSVKVVRLE, via the coding sequence ATGAAAAAGCAGGCATTAATAATTGTTATGCTATTTGCATGCAGTTTTGGCGTTGCACAACAAGGCATCAGCAATAATTGGATAAGTGGTTATTATGCGCAATGGGGTAAGCCACAAGGCCAAAACCGTATAAATTTTTTTACTGGCATCCCTGCTGTTGCTTTTGATAGCATTGATATGAATTTCAGGCACACCCATGCCAATATAAGCGATAGTGCAGGTAATATGTTGTTTTATACCAATGGATATTACATAGCTGATGCTACAGACGATACCATGGACAATGGTGGTGGCATAAACCCCGGTGCTTACGCCAATTTTGTGCCTGATGGGTTTTTGATACCGCAAGCAGCATTGATATTGCAAAATCCAGGTAGCAATAGCATTTATTATATGTTTCATAATACTGCAGATGCATATCCAATTATTCCAAACAATAGTACTTCTTTCAAGTTTTATGTAACAACAATAGATATGAATCTAAATGGAGGTTTAGGTTCTGTAATTAGTAAAAACTACATTTTGATTAATGACAGCATGAATGTTGGTAAAATTGCCGCATGCAAACATGGCAATGGCAGAGATTGGTGGATAGTTATTCATAGAGTAAATACAAATAGATTTTTTAAATTTTTACTCACTCCTTATGGTTTTACCGGTCCTTTTATTCAAAACATTGGTTCAATAAGGCCTGATGATGCAGGCCAAGCAAAATTTTCGCCAGATGGCAATAAATTCGCATATTTTTTTTATAATACCGGCTTAGATGTCTTCGATTTCGACCGTTGCACAGGCATGTTAAGCAATTGGCGTAACGATACTATACCAATTCAATATGGTAATGTAGGTGTAGAATTTTCGCCAAACTCACAGCAATTGTATGTTGGCAATATTACAGAGATATATCAGTACAATGCAAATGATACTAACTTACAAACCAATAAAATTGTAGTGGCCACTTATGATAATTTTTATGATAGCTTTCCCGGTCTTGGCACTTACTTATGCTACCCACAACTTGCCCCCGATGGTAAAATATACATAACTACTGGTAACGGTACCCGCTATTTTCATATATTAGACCAGCCAGATAGCCCCGGGCTAGCCTGCAATGTAATACAGCATGGATTGATGGTACCTTCGTTTTATTTCAATACCATTCCCAACCACCCTAATTATTTTCTTGGTGCAAATGGGTTGTGCAATAATTTAAGTTATGAAAGTTTAGAAAGTGGGAAGGTTAAGAAAGTTACTGTGTTTGGTAATCCTACACGGGATAATTTTACATTGTGGTTTCCGGTTGATAAGGATGTGGGTGTGTTGGAGATATATGATGTTAACGGTGAGTGTATACGTAGGGAGTATGTAGCACAATGGAGCCAGTATAAGACTGTGGATATATCTAATTTAAGTGCGGGGGTTTATTTTTGTAAGATGAGGTGGCCAAGTGGTGAGGGGAGTGTGAAAGTGGTGAGGTTGGAGTAG
- a CDS encoding endonuclease domain-containing protein: MNNEHFENLHSTAKPIQFVFAAQMRKEPTKAESILWSYLSDKQMQGLKFRRQHPLGNFILDFYCHQIKLSIELDGEIHQDEKQKEYDCERTKFLIEKGIFEIRFTNDIILDRITDALNEIENTIQQLKKKLK; encoded by the coding sequence ATGAATAATGAGCATTTTGAAAATTTACATTCTACAGCAAAGCCAATTCAATTTGTATTTGCAGCGCAAATGCGAAAAGAACCAACCAAGGCAGAATCAATTTTATGGTCATACCTTTCAGACAAACAAATGCAAGGTTTAAAATTTAGACGACAACATCCATTGGGTAATTTTATTTTAGATTTTTATTGTCACCAAATAAAGTTGAGCATCGAGCTGGATGGCGAAATACATCAGGATGAAAAACAAAAAGAATATGATTGTGAGCGCACCAAATTTCTAATTGAAAAAGGTATATTTGAAATCCGATTTACCAACGATATTATTTTAGATAGAATAACTGATGCATTAAATGAAATTGAAAACACAATTCAACAATTGAAAAAGAAATTAAAATGA
- a CDS encoding biopolymer transporter ExbD, with product MAQLDDSGGGGHKKGESKAKPKKKTILIDFTPMVDLGFLLITFFMLTTTMNKPKTMEINMPLKEDVPDEEKTKFKESQTMTIILGEKDRIYYYFGINNPVVDSTNFSAAGIRKVLLTESTKRNPLVDSVNIYKSMIVNKQFNTQTPDKDAAKKNIARIKAYKDGLICVIKAKDESKYKNLIDILDEMSICNVGRYAVVDITPQDLQLLSGTLPTTN from the coding sequence ATGGCACAATTAGATGATAGCGGTGGCGGTGGTCATAAGAAAGGGGAAAGCAAAGCCAAACCCAAGAAGAAAACCATATTAATTGATTTCACCCCAATGGTGGATTTGGGTTTTCTTTTGATAACTTTCTTTATGTTAACTACCACTATGAACAAGCCTAAAACAATGGAAATAAATATGCCATTGAAAGAGGACGTTCCGGATGAAGAAAAAACCAAATTCAAAGAATCGCAAACAATGACGATTATACTAGGCGAAAAAGATAGAATATACTATTACTTCGGAATTAATAATCCGGTAGTTGATAGCACTAATTTTAGCGCTGCAGGAATTCGCAAAGTACTCCTAACCGAATCTACAAAACGCAATCCACTTGTTGACTCGGTAAACATTTATAAATCGATGATTGTAAATAAGCAATTTAACACACAAACTCCTGATAAGGATGCAGCCAAAAAGAACATTGCGCGCATTAAGGCTTATAAAGATGGGCTTATTTGTGTAATCAAAGCAAAAGATGAATCTAAGTATAAAAACCTGATTGACATTTTAGATGAAATGAGTATTTGCAATGTTGGCCGCTACGCAGTGGTTGACATTACACCTCAGGACTTACAATTATTATCAGGAACGCTTCCTACCACAAACTAA
- a CDS encoding T9SS type A sorting domain-containing protein, with protein sequence MRGKDVTVSIYDGRGQLRFHKCNEQVINGYATANFDCSSWSDALYIAILKTESEVLNAKFIKQ encoded by the coding sequence TTGCGAGGCAAGGATGTAACGGTGTCTATATACGATGGTCGAGGGCAGCTTCGTTTCCATAAGTGCAACGAACAGGTTATCAACGGCTATGCAACTGCGAATTTTGATTGTAGCAGTTGGAGCGATGCATTGTATATAGCAATTTTGAAAACTGAAAGCGAAGTATTAAACGCAAAGTTTATAAAGCAATAA
- a CDS encoding DUF11 domain-containing protein, with protein MHDEDIKNAKLNQNANYFFASSSNNWINNVSQNTFNFDTEQRYRLVLRYKVCGNITTDASFSNALSQSVITNDAYLIGDKITFANAFNKSKYPEMPGTIADVTGLGWCFGCNLCNCINTPLPLTSCACNATLAQGFKFKCEVYGCKFYFASTAVNTEAEYHNNASNCSADLSTKVTSSIANPADDCFAFEVRPSVFSVDDWSHSNLSPAYGLITSGSLAPRMATWDFNGNYSQLIPASFVNAPPILKIERGNNNGTNQFFDKIKVADETYTVGTTPAHFDQRSTIVYFANFNQNSCTPVNPTHIYSAVDLSCTFIDNNTNSTCTTIQAMPSQTIALYPEDRWIAKAPSLLLNVFDVVTIANSNQVQWTFKITNSGPSTAPYIYIDLPPNMLPYFNNFAISNLQLNGSTWPYQPCAVNGNVIVFDLHDANSLLHGLETLDEVTGTIQANYFNCFPNTLQLKFAARWTCTANSSIVCDDAAESTCYVQSIKPNVFTNITTISQTFTLCSEQNIATVRFYNLTDDGILFPTNLIFDFTNVPQGVFNITSCIVSDCVGNSVTLPVINNAIANMGDFINFLNTNNLLAADGSLKKNACLEVSYEYSIGCTSLNPLKPPFITLGFTLFCQSVYNVSATIPPIDINSSDPSHCTDCYSIQKDISAPTAEIGEIITYTVTVTGYNGANATNVDLTDNLPPNFSPTSPNPFPVNNINLQYGSSPLIYTLTGYFTQSGNHDNVAQLSNGIQDNALVTVPLDCYAAIQPFTIGVNSSSINYVSNAAIASGIANNTDMKINGKLVIDPASNYFYIQGKDIKMGHAAEIIVKPGKALIIGKNAANNKPTKITACYKMWKGIHLLYSKTLNGSFLSIDHSEVNDAQYAINIEDYCFVSLTNSTFDRNYVSLYIPIPANAAVDQINTSVYFIDHCIFDGSAPLTVNYQQQTPVAMAKPLAGILAYRANINNCVNNVFNKLSNGIIGYNSNLELRDNRFFDIKPNNTEYADHTKGIFDVVYNGSAVYAFGGRSNNFVHLNGLGNTITTFDNCNYGLFADRINIEAQHNKMVNMRTGFRVTAGKGKDMRIRLNDVTSDMDGIQLYINDGCNSLIVNQNVVTFGGNSNSTAIGIVLKEAGLPNKNVHIRKNNIFFKAGATNARIGILSNANYGAEIAKNEITMTDATINTYGIAIDGSRTNNVSCNIVTGAGTTGTGIPAAVKMINGDAHTVGCNNLSSVENGLLVQSPIAGLSVKGNDFANNKNGLRFGLQTGSAKIINDYNDGNRFLSNTLDAWNEYFAGQQTYPKTIVDNSNNCLPLVQSPTNWFQDFPGTNWTCGTGNMSYCSHYPDDCSNCRTALDDDVATGEFENGAYTTESLWLLSKKLFAKLTENDILRNDSLMEAFYQSNLNTDLADLVAVEDDKSQLNMSDSADIWQLDQKRDTIKQTNDVVNLSLEAIYANMTDTAAIDSLIQLIVQLQNKLYITMAEGDSLQTEEEATDELDAAIIKTDNDAIASSNDIADYEQLFNEIYLSTVGRHNYNINSYQKQILYTIANLCPIAFGDVVFKARTLYSIIECNAEYNDMSACNAIGIPIRKGKLKIEKIEKIKLFPNPASDEATILFNNKPNQNVVLRITNVFGQIILEKNIGQSQLFKFGTQDYATGVYHIALLLEEQNIFNENLIIIRK; from the coding sequence ATGCATGATGAAGATATTAAGAATGCTAAATTGAACCAAAACGCAAACTACTTCTTTGCAAGTTCATCCAATAATTGGATAAACAACGTTTCACAAAATACGTTCAATTTTGATACAGAACAGAGGTATAGGCTCGTGTTAAGGTACAAAGTATGCGGCAATATAACGACCGATGCAAGTTTTAGTAATGCACTATCACAATCTGTAATAACCAATGATGCATATCTAATTGGAGATAAAATAACGTTTGCAAATGCATTTAATAAAAGTAAGTATCCAGAAATGCCCGGAACTATTGCAGATGTAACAGGCTTAGGATGGTGCTTTGGTTGTAACTTATGTAATTGTATAAATACACCATTACCACTTACATCTTGTGCTTGTAATGCTACTTTGGCGCAAGGTTTCAAATTCAAGTGCGAGGTTTATGGTTGCAAATTCTATTTTGCTTCGACAGCCGTAAATACCGAAGCCGAATATCATAATAATGCTTCTAACTGTAGTGCAGATTTATCAACCAAAGTTACGAGTTCAATTGCTAATCCTGCAGATGATTGTTTCGCTTTCGAAGTAAGGCCTTCAGTTTTTTCAGTGGATGATTGGAGTCATTCAAATTTATCACCAGCTTATGGATTAATAACATCAGGATCGTTGGCACCAAGAATGGCAACTTGGGATTTTAATGGAAATTATTCGCAATTGATTCCAGCTTCATTTGTGAATGCCCCTCCAATATTAAAAATTGAACGAGGTAATAATAATGGCACCAACCAATTTTTCGATAAAATAAAGGTAGCAGATGAGACTTATACCGTTGGTACAACACCTGCCCATTTCGATCAAAGGAGTACAATAGTATATTTTGCGAATTTTAATCAAAACAGCTGTACTCCTGTTAACCCAACACATATTTATAGTGCAGTTGATTTGAGTTGTACTTTTATTGATAATAATACCAATAGTACTTGTACAACCATTCAAGCCATGCCAAGCCAAACAATAGCACTTTACCCTGAGGATCGGTGGATAGCAAAGGCTCCTTCGCTATTACTCAATGTTTTTGATGTTGTTACCATAGCTAATTCAAATCAAGTGCAGTGGACTTTTAAAATTACGAATAGCGGCCCATCAACAGCACCTTATATCTACATTGATTTACCTCCTAATATGTTGCCATACTTTAATAATTTTGCAATAAGCAACTTGCAACTTAATGGTAGCACATGGCCCTATCAACCCTGTGCGGTAAATGGCAATGTAATAGTTTTTGATTTGCACGATGCCAATAGTCTATTACATGGACTAGAGACCCTTGATGAGGTCACAGGCACCATACAGGCCAATTATTTTAATTGTTTTCCAAATACCTTGCAACTTAAATTTGCAGCAAGATGGACCTGCACAGCCAATTCAAGTATAGTTTGTGATGACGCTGCTGAAAGTACTTGTTACGTACAAAGCATAAAACCAAATGTATTTACTAATATTACAACTATAAGCCAAACATTTACGCTTTGTAGTGAACAAAATATTGCTACTGTGCGATTTTATAATTTAACAGATGATGGAATATTATTTCCCACAAATCTTATTTTTGATTTTACAAATGTGCCGCAAGGCGTTTTTAATATTACATCTTGTATAGTAAGTGACTGTGTTGGTAATTCAGTAACTTTGCCAGTAATAAATAACGCCATAGCCAATATGGGAGATTTTATAAATTTTTTAAACACCAATAATTTGCTGGCAGCGGATGGAAGCCTGAAAAAAAACGCTTGTTTAGAAGTTAGTTATGAATACAGTATTGGGTGTACATCTTTAAACCCTTTAAAACCGCCTTTTATTACATTAGGGTTTACTTTATTTTGCCAATCAGTATATAATGTATCAGCAACCATACCGCCTATAGACATAAATTCGTCTGACCCCAGCCATTGCACCGATTGCTACTCCATACAAAAAGACATAAGTGCCCCTACCGCAGAAATTGGTGAAATAATAACATATACAGTTACCGTTACAGGATATAATGGTGCTAATGCAACTAATGTAGATCTTACTGATAATTTGCCGCCAAATTTTTCACCTACATCGCCAAATCCTTTTCCTGTGAACAATATTAATTTGCAGTACGGCTCATCTCCGTTGATATACACGCTAACTGGGTACTTTACACAAAGCGGTAATCATGATAACGTTGCTCAACTTTCGAATGGCATACAAGACAATGCTTTGGTAACCGTACCGCTGGATTGCTACGCAGCTATTCAGCCTTTCACAATAGGCGTTAACAGCTCGTCAATAAACTATGTTTCTAACGCGGCCATTGCTTCTGGTATTGCCAACAATACCGATATGAAAATAAATGGGAAACTTGTAATTGACCCGGCTTCAAATTACTTTTACATACAGGGCAAAGACATTAAAATGGGACATGCTGCCGAAATAATTGTAAAGCCCGGCAAGGCACTTATAATAGGAAAAAATGCCGCCAATAATAAACCCACAAAAATAACTGCCTGTTACAAAATGTGGAAGGGCATACATTTGTTGTATAGCAAAACGCTAAATGGTAGTTTCCTCTCTATTGACCATTCTGAAGTGAACGATGCGCAGTATGCAATTAACATTGAAGATTATTGCTTTGTATCGCTTACCAACAGTACCTTCGACCGTAATTATGTGAGTTTATATATACCCATACCTGCCAATGCAGCAGTTGACCAAATAAATACATCAGTATATTTTATTGATCATTGCATCTTTGATGGTAGTGCTCCACTAACGGTAAATTATCAGCAGCAAACTCCTGTGGCAATGGCAAAGCCCCTAGCTGGCATATTAGCCTACAGAGCCAATATTAATAATTGCGTAAATAATGTGTTCAACAAACTAAGCAACGGCATTATTGGTTATAACAGCAACCTCGAGTTGCGCGACAATCGGTTTTTTGATATAAAACCAAATAATACCGAATATGCAGACCACACTAAAGGAATATTTGATGTAGTATATAATGGCAGTGCCGTATATGCATTTGGGGGCCGCAGCAATAATTTTGTACATTTAAATGGATTAGGCAACACCATCACCACCTTCGACAATTGCAACTATGGCTTATTTGCCGACCGAATCAATATTGAAGCACAGCACAATAAAATGGTCAATATGCGAACGGGATTTAGGGTTACTGCAGGCAAGGGTAAGGATATGCGGATACGATTAAATGATGTGACATCAGACATGGACGGTATACAACTGTATATAAACGATGGATGCAACTCATTAATAGTAAACCAAAACGTTGTTACTTTTGGTGGGAATAGCAACTCAACAGCCATAGGCATAGTACTAAAAGAAGCAGGGCTGCCCAACAAAAATGTACACATACGCAAAAACAATATATTTTTTAAAGCCGGAGCCACCAATGCACGTATAGGTATATTGAGCAATGCCAACTACGGTGCCGAAATAGCCAAGAACGAGATTACCATGACCGATGCCACCATAAACACCTACGGCATAGCTATAGATGGCAGCCGTACAAACAATGTAAGCTGCAATATTGTAACAGGGGCAGGTACTACAGGTACAGGCATACCCGCAGCAGTAAAAATGATAAATGGCGATGCACACACAGTAGGATGCAATAATCTTAGCAGTGTGGAGAATGGCTTATTGGTACAAAGCCCCATAGCAGGATTATCAGTAAAAGGAAATGACTTTGCAAATAATAAAAACGGATTACGATTTGGCTTGCAAACCGGTAGTGCAAAAATAATTAATGATTATAATGATGGTAACCGTTTTCTTAGCAATACTTTGGATGCTTGGAATGAGTATTTTGCAGGTCAACAAACATATCCAAAAACAATTGTTGACAATTCTAATAATTGCTTACCTTTGGTTCAATCCCCTACTAATTGGTTTCAAGATTTTCCAGGAACAAATTGGACATGCGGTACCGGCAATATGAGCTATTGCAGTCATTACCCGGACGATTGCAGCAATTGCCGCACTGCACTTGATGATGATGTTGCAACAGGTGAATTTGAAAATGGAGCATATACAACCGAAAGCCTTTGGCTTTTAAGCAAAAAACTTTTTGCCAAATTAACTGAAAATGATATCTTACGTAATGATAGTTTGATGGAAGCATTTTACCAAAGTAATTTAAATACTGACCTGGCAGATTTAGTAGCAGTAGAAGATGATAAAAGCCAATTAAATATGTCTGACAGTGCTGATATTTGGCAATTAGACCAAAAGCGAGACACTATTAAACAGACCAACGATGTGGTAAATTTAAGCCTGGAAGCTATCTATGCAAACATGACCGATACTGCCGCAATCGATAGCCTTATTCAGTTAATAGTTCAGTTGCAAAATAAACTATACATTACAATGGCCGAAGGCGATAGTTTACAAACGGAAGAGGAAGCAACGGATGAATTAGATGCAGCCATAATAAAAACTGATAACGATGCCATAGCCTCCAGTAATGATATTGCCGATTATGAACAACTATTCAATGAGATTTATCTGAGTACGGTTGGCCGACATAATTACAATATTAATTCTTATCAAAAGCAAATACTGTACACGATTGCCAATTTATGTCCAATAGCATTTGGCGATGTAGTTTTTAAAGCTCGAACGCTCTACAGTATTATTGAATGTAATGCAGAATATAATGATATGAGTGCTTGTAATGCAATTGGAATACCAATAAGAAAAGGAAAACTAAAAATTGAAAAAATTGAAAAAATAAAATTGTTTCCAAATCCAGCAAGTGACGAAGCTACTATTTTGTTCAATAATAAACCAAACCAAAATGTTGTACTTAGAATTACAAATGTATTCGGTCAGATTATTTTAGAAAAAAATATTGGACAATCGCAATTATTCAAATTTGGAACTCAAGATTATGCAACTGGTGTTTATCATATTGCATTATTATTAGAGGAGCAAAATATTTTTAACGAAAACCTAATAATTATTCGTAAGTAA